A genomic segment from Triticum dicoccoides isolate Atlit2015 ecotype Zavitan chromosome 1A, WEW_v2.0, whole genome shotgun sequence encodes:
- the LOC119268432 gene encoding zinc finger protein CONSTANS-LIKE 4-like: MLDDDQSFTEGISSPIAAHILDFCDDGSGGGDLFGAVNAASDVFAASSEDASSSSTTTPPLCSHGDNMSSGAAAATTTATFSPLPSLDSTLSALLEEDQPPGPDAELLLPIDYAFAAAAAGTDETQTEQQQFGQMVLPVVTAAEHHPALQTQMSSTASDLMQLTSGYTDECFAAALAGGFMGLEETLCQQQPGAMLPGAADAATQGCYATQGGFFGGGGGCTGTVMSMMLGMEEMGEYQRMMEGGALVDADSAGQMAFPTAAEMQMGGSGSPGRLPAAGETSSLEDTSFKAARLSVEERKEKIHRYIKKRNERNFSKKIKYACRKTLADSRPRVRGRFAKNDEYCEASTAMGSQNHEEYEQMPGVKAEDMLDPDALAHISGMSSYMYNHTVESWI, from the exons ATGCTCGACGACGATCAGTCCTTCACC GAGGGCATCTCGAGCCCCATAGCCGCGCACATCCTCGACTTCTGCGacgatggcagcggcggcggcgatctcTTCGGTGCGGTGAACGCGGCGTCCGACGTGTTCGCTGCCTCATCGGAGgacgcctcgtcgtcgtccaccaccacgCCTCCTCTCTGCAGCCATGGCGACAACATGTCGTCGGGCGCGGCCGCGGCCACGACCACGGCCACCTTCTCCCCCTTGCCGTCCCTCGACTCCACACTCTCGGCACTCCTCGAGGAAGACCAGCCGCCTGGCCCCGACGCCGAGCTCCTCCTCCCAATAGACTACGcgtttgcggcggcggcggcgggcacggACGAGACCCAGACGGAGCAGCAACAGTTTGGCCAGATGGTGCTCCCGGTGGTGACCGCGGCAGAGCACCACCCGGCGCTGCAGACGCAAATGAGCAGCACGGCGTCCGACCTCATGCAGCTCACCTCGGGATACACCGACGAGTGCTTCGCGGCGGCGCTGGCCGGAGGGTTCATGGGGCTGGAGGAGACCCTGTGCCAGCAGCAGCCTGGCGCGATGCTCCCCGGCGCCGCCGACGCGGCGACGCAGGGGTGTTACGCGACCCAGGGAGGtttcttcggcggcggcggcggttgcacGGGCACCGTGATGTCGATGATGCTGGGGATGGAGGAGATGGGCGAGTACCAGAGGATGATGGAGGGCGGCGCGCTGGTGGACGCCGACTCCGCGGGGCAGATGGCGTTCCCTACCGCCGCAGAGATGCAG ATGGGAGGCAGCGGGAGCCCCgggcggctgccggcggcgggagAGACCTCGAGCCTGGAGGACACGAGCTTCAAGGCCGCCCGCCTCTCCGtggaggagaggaaggagaagatcCACCGGTACATCAAGAAGAGGAACGAGCGGAACTTCAGCAAGAAGATCAAG TACGCGTGCAGGAAAACCTTGGCGGACAGCAGGCCGCGCGTCCGCGGGAGGTTCGCCAAGAACGACGAGTACTGCGAAGCGTCCACGGCGATGGGATCACAGAACCACGAGGAGTACGAGCAGATG CCGGGCGTGAAGGCGGAGGACATGCTCGACCCCGACGCGCTGGCGCACATCAGCGGGATGAGCTCCTACATGTACAACCACACGGTGGAGTCGTGGATATAA
- the LOC119268440 gene encoding 60S ribosomal protein L23 encodes MSKRGRGGSAGNKFRMSLGLPVAATVNCADNTGAKNLYIISVKGIKGRLNRLPSACVGDMVMATVKKGKPDLRKKVMPAVIVRQRKPWRRKDGVFMYFEDNAGVIVNPKGEMKGSAITGPIGKECADLWPRIASAANAIV; translated from the exons ATGTCGAAGCGCG GGAGGGGAGGATCGGCGGGGAACAAGTTCAGGATGTCGCTGGGTCTGCCGGTGGCAGCGACGGTGAACTGCGCCGACAACACGGGCGCCAAGAACCTGTACATCATCTCCGTGAAGGGCATCAAGGGAAGGCTCAACCGCCTGCCGTCGGCCTGCGTCGGCGACATGGTCATGGCCACCGTCAAGAAGGGGAAGCCCGACCTCAGGAAGAAGGTCATGCCGGCGGTCATCGTGCGCCAGCGCAAGCCATGGCGCCGAAAGGACGGTGTCTTCATGTACTTCGAAG ATAATGCTGGGGTGATTGTGAATCCTAAGGGTGAGATGAAAG GATCTGCTATCACAGGACCCATTGGTAAGGAGTGTGCTGACCTCTGGCCTAGGATCGCTAGCGCAGCAAATGCCATTGTCTGA